One genomic window of Halogeometricum sp. S3BR5-2 includes the following:
- a CDS encoding PKD domain-containing protein: MTSGFDGRGQAEAVGVVLLLGVVVLGVSAFGAFYLSDAYGGSGGATGASVNVVGDVSRDRVSLSHAGGRSVPTQGLRVVVYNGSGRTELAFPPAHLTGGDGDGTFDSGERWRLDWNQSADEELRVDLVDTDAGAVLFSRTVAVASAPTPAPANPARGETPTATPEATDPPSAVARGGTVEGRAGETLTLDGSGTTASGSPTYEWRVVDGAGLPSDAARIVDDDESTPNATFEIRQNVTGENRSVTVELVVSEGSGTGSDAATVEVKKVNRPPVAVASVNGGADDRNGRGDRRWSLSAGASASGGVFEPSAGFGPGDGRSGTRSLLLDSSGDRPTMGGRVAVMELDGSGSYDPDGDELTYRWEVVDAGGLGDALELSDESAVRPVLGLSRLLDEDRTVTVRLTVTDDDGATDTDTVDVGVPADDAGGSQNGWSWWGWLEWFLRLLFG, translated from the coding sequence ATGACATCCGGTTTCGACGGGAGAGGACAGGCGGAGGCCGTCGGCGTCGTCCTCCTCCTCGGTGTCGTCGTCCTCGGCGTCAGCGCGTTCGGCGCCTTCTATCTGAGCGACGCCTACGGGGGAAGCGGCGGGGCGACCGGCGCGTCGGTGAACGTCGTCGGCGACGTCTCGCGCGACCGAGTCTCGCTCTCACACGCCGGCGGTCGGTCGGTTCCGACCCAGGGCCTCCGCGTCGTGGTCTACAACGGGTCCGGGCGGACCGAACTGGCGTTCCCCCCGGCGCACCTGACGGGCGGCGACGGCGACGGGACGTTCGATTCCGGAGAGCGCTGGCGCCTCGACTGGAACCAGTCCGCCGACGAGGAACTCCGCGTGGACCTCGTCGACACCGACGCCGGCGCCGTGCTGTTCAGTCGGACGGTCGCCGTCGCGTCGGCGCCGACGCCGGCGCCCGCCAACCCCGCCCGCGGCGAGACGCCCACCGCGACGCCCGAGGCGACCGACCCGCCCTCTGCCGTCGCGCGCGGCGGGACCGTCGAGGGACGGGCGGGCGAGACGCTGACGCTCGACGGGTCGGGGACGACCGCCTCGGGGTCGCCGACCTACGAGTGGCGCGTCGTCGACGGCGCGGGTCTCCCCTCGGACGCCGCGCGCATCGTCGACGACGACGAGTCGACGCCGAACGCCACCTTCGAGATACGGCAGAACGTCACCGGCGAGAATCGCTCGGTGACGGTCGAACTCGTCGTCTCCGAGGGGTCGGGAACCGGCAGCGACGCAGCGACCGTCGAGGTCAAGAAGGTCAACCGCCCGCCCGTCGCCGTCGCGAGCGTCAACGGCGGGGCCGACGACCGCAACGGTCGCGGGGACCGACGCTGGTCGCTGTCCGCCGGCGCCTCCGCGTCTGGCGGCGTTTTCGAACCGTCCGCCGGGTTCGGGCCGGGCGACGGACGCTCGGGAACCCGGTCGCTCCTCCTCGACTCCTCGGGGGACAGACCGACGATGGGCGGGAGGGTCGCGGTGATGGAACTCGACGGGTCCGGGAGCTACGACCCCGACGGCGACGAACTGACCTACCGCTGGGAGGTCGTCGACGCCGGCGGACTGGGCGACGCGCTCGAACTGAGCGACGAGAGCGCGGTCCGGCCGGTGCTCGGACTCTCGCGGCTCCTCGACGAGGACCGGACGGTGACGGTCCGACTGACGGTCACCGACGACGACGGGGCGACCGACACCGACACCGTGGACGTCGGCGTCCCCGCCGACGACGCGGGCGGCTCTCAGAACGGGTGGAGCTGGTGGGGGTGGCTGGAGTGGTTCCTCCGTCTCCTGTTCGGGTAG
- a CDS encoding DUF2150 family protein, with protein MTEAEETYYTRERWQNWISRVEEEELDPENEDSARLLLNLQDDAAIAVAKIVSAYEEGTLSEDEALEEIEGVREIVLSEPEFEGDDVEEKVMLIDGVQTSLVCVFYAAEEYIVAGPAEEAPLEEYVQVAAEAEQEEDLDAALGYLVQAGTRIIEGDELDMSVAEEIEYGLVSEWLNGLDSLQSAMSDPEVVEEEDD; from the coding sequence ATGACCGAGGCCGAGGAGACCTACTACACGAGAGAGCGTTGGCAGAACTGGATTTCGCGCGTCGAAGAGGAAGAACTCGACCCGGAGAACGAGGACTCCGCCCGACTCCTCTTGAACCTACAGGACGACGCCGCCATCGCGGTGGCGAAGATCGTCTCCGCCTACGAGGAGGGGACGCTCTCGGAGGACGAGGCCCTCGAGGAGATAGAGGGCGTCCGCGAGATCGTCCTCTCGGAACCGGAGTTCGAGGGCGACGACGTCGAGGAGAAGGTGATGCTCATCGACGGCGTCCAGACGAGTCTCGTCTGCGTCTTCTACGCCGCCGAGGAGTACATCGTCGCCGGCCCCGCCGAGGAGGCCCCCCTCGAAGAGTACGTGCAGGTGGCCGCCGAGGCCGAACAGGAGGAGGACCTGGACGCCGCCCTCGGCTACCTCGTGCAGGCGGGCACGCGCATCATCGAGGGCGACGAACTCGACATGTCCGTCGCCGAAGAGATCGAGTACGGCCTCGTCTCCGAGTGGCTCAACGGCCTCGATAGCCTCCAGAGCGCCATGAGCGACCCCGAAGTCGTCGAAGAAGAAGACGACTGA
- a CDS encoding TatD family hydrolase yields MEDLGTPVLDDHLHLNPTHGRGIDAVRDFARLGGTHLLVVNRPSWHFGIEASERADFRPVFEETLEVVDEATAELPGRAWPVLGVHPGLVSRLVDERDLSPAEARDVMRSGLDLAAEYVREGDALGLKSGRPHYDVDDEVWEASNDVMRHAFDLGAELDCAVQLHTESTEDLSEVADWAAEAGMEPEKVVKHYAAGRLEGPTPSVMSEKDRLETAAERGEPFLMETDFVDDADRPGAVLGPKTVPRRVRWMLEEGWDDAVETAHVETPRAVYDIDTRGTLER; encoded by the coding sequence ATGGAAGACCTGGGTACGCCGGTCCTCGACGACCACCTGCACTTGAATCCGACGCACGGTCGGGGTATCGACGCCGTCCGCGACTTCGCGCGCCTCGGCGGCACGCACTTGCTCGTCGTGAACCGCCCGTCGTGGCACTTCGGCATCGAGGCCAGCGAGCGAGCGGACTTCCGACCCGTCTTCGAGGAGACCTTGGAGGTCGTCGACGAGGCGACGGCGGAACTGCCGGGCCGCGCGTGGCCCGTCCTCGGCGTCCACCCCGGTCTCGTCTCCCGCCTCGTCGACGAACGCGACCTCTCGCCGGCCGAGGCCCGCGACGTGATGCGCTCGGGATTGGACCTCGCGGCCGAGTACGTCCGCGAGGGCGACGCGCTGGGTCTGAAGTCGGGACGGCCGCACTACGACGTGGACGACGAGGTCTGGGAGGCGTCGAACGACGTGATGCGGCACGCGTTCGACCTCGGCGCCGAACTGGACTGCGCCGTCCAACTGCACACCGAGTCGACGGAGGACCTCTCGGAGGTCGCCGACTGGGCCGCCGAGGCGGGGATGGAGCCCGAAAAGGTCGTGAAACACTACGCCGCGGGGCGACTCGAGGGGCCGACGCCGAGCGTGATGAGCGAGAAAGACCGGCTCGAAACCGCGGCCGAGCGGGGAGAGCCGTTCCTGATGGAGACGGACTTCGTCGACGACGCCGACCGGCCGGGCGCGGTGCTCGGCCCGAAGACGGTGCCGCGGCGGGTGCGGTGGATGCTGGAGGAGGGATGGGACGACGCCGTGGAGACGGCGCACGTCGAGACGCCGCGGGCCGTGTACGACATCGACACGCGGGGGACGCTGGAGCGGTGA
- a CDS encoding NYN domain-containing protein has translation MDRSRRDSAADDAAEAATGGDAGGAGDAADAARTDTDTDIDADADGRTDDGVRAGSDARVALFVDGPNVLREEFDVDLDDLREAAAAFGRPAATRLYLDEHATPGLIQAAEARGFEVVVTSGDVDVRLAVDLTRFAVEGRADVVAVASRDTDFKPAVETANAYGLRTVAIAPGAFGRSDALRNAATESVTLGDDEEGPSMVGYDG, from the coding sequence ATGGACCGCTCGCGACGGGACTCCGCGGCCGACGACGCCGCCGAAGCCGCAACAGGGGGGGACGCCGGGGGCGCCGGCGACGCAGCAGACGCCGCCCGCACCGACACCGATACCGACATCGACGCCGACGCCGACGGCCGCACCGACGACGGCGTCCGCGCCGGGAGCGACGCGCGCGTCGCCCTGTTCGTGGACGGCCCGAACGTCCTCCGCGAGGAGTTCGACGTCGACTTGGACGACCTGCGCGAGGCGGCCGCCGCCTTCGGCCGCCCCGCGGCCACGCGCCTCTACCTCGACGAACACGCCACGCCGGGACTGATTCAGGCCGCCGAGGCGCGCGGGTTCGAGGTGGTCGTCACCAGCGGCGACGTGGACGTCCGCCTCGCCGTCGACCTGACGCGCTTCGCCGTCGAGGGCCGCGCGGACGTCGTCGCCGTCGCCTCCCGCGACACGGACTTCAAGCCCGCCGTCGAGACGGCCAACGCCTACGGCCTGCGCACCGTGGCCATCGCGCCCGGCGCGTTCGGCCGGTCGGACGCCCTGCGGAACGCCGCGACGGAGAGCGTCACCCTCGGCGACGACGAGGAGGGGCCGTCGATGGTCGGCTACGACGGGTAA
- a CDS encoding YhjD/YihY/BrkB family envelope integrity protein: MPRPDTAVETVRTVVEASYEHRVQYPAAALAYYAFASLLPVLVLLLVVVGRPVVEPVREATAQFLTPGAQRLVSRALSNSAGKAGATLFAVVVLVWSAANVTAGFETVVARVEDSAHESPSGRLGDAVTILVSVGLSVGSVVAASALFVLLPSVVPAAAGLGSLFVALSVVLLPLYYVPTSELPSPTAALPGAVTAALGWTTLLAAVRFYIANAAAYAVFGVLSVVLLVLSSLYLAAVVLMLGFVVNATLSTATTAAGSA, translated from the coding sequence GTGCCGCGACCCGACACCGCCGTCGAGACGGTGCGGACCGTCGTCGAGGCGTCCTACGAGCACCGGGTGCAGTACCCGGCGGCGGCGCTGGCGTACTACGCGTTCGCCTCGCTGCTCCCGGTGTTGGTGCTGCTGCTGGTGGTCGTCGGGAGACCGGTCGTCGAACCGGTCCGCGAGGCGACGGCGCAGTTTCTCACCCCCGGGGCCCAGCGGTTGGTGTCGCGGGCGCTGTCGAACTCCGCCGGGAAAGCGGGCGCGACGCTGTTCGCCGTCGTCGTCCTCGTCTGGAGTGCGGCGAACGTCACCGCCGGCTTCGAGACGGTGGTCGCCCGCGTCGAGGACTCCGCGCACGAGTCGCCGAGCGGCCGACTCGGCGACGCGGTCACCATCCTCGTTTCGGTCGGTCTGAGCGTCGGGTCGGTCGTCGCCGCGAGCGCGCTCTTCGTCCTGTTGCCCAGCGTCGTGCCCGCGGCGGCCGGCCTCGGCTCCCTCTTCGTCGCGCTCTCCGTCGTCCTCCTCCCCCTGTACTACGTTCCGACGAGCGAACTCCCCTCGCCGACGGCGGCGCTCCCCGGCGCCGTCACCGCCGCTCTCGGGTGGACGACCCTGCTCGCCGCCGTCCGGTTCTACATCGCGAACGCGGCCGCGTACGCGGTCTTCGGCGTGCTCAGCGTCGTCCTACTCGTGCTCTCGAGCCTCTACCTCGCCGCCGTCGTGCTCATGCTCGGCTTCGTCGTGAACGCGACGCTCTCGACGGCGACGACCGCCGCGGGGTCGGCGTGA
- the tuf gene encoding translation elongation factor EF-1 subunit alpha: protein MSDKPHQNLAIIGHVDHGKSTLVGRLLFETGSVPEHIIEQHREEAAEKGKSGFEFAYVMDNLAEERERGVTIDIAHQRFDTDKYYFTIVDTPGHRDFVKNMITGASQADHAILVVAADDGVAPQTREHVFLARTLGIETLIIAINKMDTVGYGEDSYKEIKSEVQDLLKQVRFDTDDARFIPISAFEGDNIAERSGNMDWFDGPTVLEALDNLPAPSPPTDAPLRIPIQDVYTISGIGTVPVGRVETGTLNVGDNVSFQPSDVSGEVKTIEMHHEEVDSAGPGDNIGFNVRGVGKDDIRRGDVAGPADAPPSVAETFQAQIVVMQHPSVITAGYTPVIHAHTAQVACTFESIDKKLDPKSGEVAEENPDFIKAGDAAVVTLRPQKPLVLEPSSEIPELGSFAIRDMGQTIAAGKVLEVHGR from the coding sequence ATGAGCGACAAGCCACACCAGAATCTGGCCATCATCGGACACGTCGACCACGGGAAATCGACCCTCGTCGGCCGACTCCTGTTCGAGACGGGGAGCGTCCCCGAGCACATCATCGAACAGCACCGCGAGGAGGCCGCAGAGAAGGGTAAATCGGGGTTCGAGTTCGCCTACGTCATGGACAACCTCGCCGAGGAGCGAGAGCGCGGGGTGACCATCGACATCGCCCACCAGCGCTTCGACACGGACAAGTACTACTTCACCATCGTGGACACGCCCGGTCACCGCGACTTCGTGAAGAACATGATCACGGGTGCTTCGCAGGCCGACCACGCCATCCTCGTCGTCGCCGCCGACGACGGCGTCGCACCCCAGACCCGCGAGCACGTCTTCCTGGCCCGCACGCTGGGCATCGAGACGCTCATCATCGCCATCAACAAGATGGACACCGTCGGCTACGGCGAGGACTCCTACAAGGAGATCAAATCCGAGGTACAGGACCTGCTGAAGCAAGTGCGCTTCGACACGGACGACGCCCGCTTCATCCCCATCTCGGCGTTCGAGGGCGACAACATCGCCGAGCGCTCGGGGAACATGGACTGGTTCGACGGCCCCACGGTGCTCGAGGCCCTCGACAACCTCCCGGCGCCGTCGCCGCCGACGGACGCCCCCCTGCGCATCCCGATTCAGGACGTCTACACCATCTCGGGCATCGGGACCGTCCCCGTCGGCCGCGTCGAGACGGGAACGCTCAACGTCGGGGACAACGTTTCCTTCCAGCCTTCGGACGTCTCCGGCGAGGTGAAGACCATCGAGATGCACCACGAGGAGGTCGACAGCGCCGGCCCCGGCGACAACATCGGGTTCAACGTCCGCGGCGTCGGCAAGGACGACATCCGCCGCGGCGACGTGGCGGGTCCCGCCGACGCGCCGCCCTCGGTCGCCGAGACGTTCCAGGCCCAAATCGTCGTGATGCAGCATCCGTCGGTCATCACCGCGGGGTACACGCCCGTCATCCACGCGCACACCGCGCAGGTGGCCTGCACGTTCGAGTCCATCGACAAGAAACTCGACCCGAAATCCGGCGAGGTCGCCGAGGAGAACCCCGACTTCATCAAGGCCGGCGACGCCGCCGTCGTCACCCTGCGCCCGCAGAAACCGCTGGTGCTGGAACCCTCCTCGGAGATTCCGGAACTCGGTTCGTTCGCCATCCGCGACATGGGTCAGACCATCGCGGCCGGCAAGGTGCTCGAAGTCCACGGGCGGTGA
- a CDS encoding ATP-binding protein: MRHDTRGEEATGGGPRLLVGLGCLFVLTIVGEWALMEVLRPMEHLTTEYALALLLNGVPALGISYGGYWLARSDVEPDQYRRVVRWCVGGLVAFLSLNLVMIAVWPAEGLRANLGWARGTAIFGAVGGLLVGGIEARTVRRARAAEREIAHTEYVESQRRWLGYLNSLLRHEVLNTANVIEGYSELLIDEGPDGLAADRLEIIRRQSRNLTEVIDDVRVLLEATEEPEELEVQNLSTVLADRVAELRARNPEADVRTAVSDDVFVRADSLLPRVFSNLLHNAVDHHDGDSPVVSVSVETTDETAVVSIADDGPGVPEAKRDSIFEGDVRSSNHGLGLYLVRTLAERYDGAVELRETGPNGSVFAVELPRVGRSTGGFDPVDAVVPAAIAGRTG; this comes from the coding sequence ATGAGACACGACACACGCGGGGAGGAGGCGACGGGGGGCGGGCCGCGGTTACTCGTCGGACTGGGCTGTCTGTTCGTCCTCACTATCGTCGGCGAGTGGGCGCTGATGGAGGTGCTCCGACCGATGGAGCATCTGACGACCGAGTACGCCTTGGCGCTCCTGCTCAACGGGGTCCCGGCGCTCGGAATCAGCTACGGCGGCTACTGGCTCGCGCGGAGCGACGTCGAACCCGACCAGTACCGGCGCGTCGTCCGGTGGTGCGTCGGCGGACTCGTCGCCTTCCTCTCGCTCAACCTCGTGATGATCGCCGTCTGGCCGGCGGAGGGGCTCAGAGCCAACCTCGGGTGGGCCCGCGGAACGGCCATCTTCGGGGCGGTGGGGGGACTCCTCGTCGGCGGTATCGAGGCGCGGACGGTCCGACGTGCCCGCGCCGCCGAACGCGAAATCGCGCACACCGAGTACGTCGAATCCCAGCGCCGGTGGCTCGGCTACCTCAACAGCCTCCTCCGCCACGAGGTGTTGAACACCGCCAACGTCATCGAGGGCTACAGCGAACTGCTCATCGACGAGGGCCCCGACGGACTCGCCGCGGACCGACTCGAAATCATCCGCCGGCAGAGTCGCAACCTCACCGAGGTCATCGACGACGTGCGGGTGCTGTTGGAAGCCACCGAGGAACCCGAGGAACTCGAAGTTCAGAACCTCTCTACGGTGCTTGCCGACCGAGTCGCCGAACTGCGGGCGCGGAATCCGGAGGCGGACGTCCGGACGGCCGTCTCCGACGACGTGTTCGTGCGGGCCGACAGCCTCCTTCCGCGCGTGTTCTCGAACCTTCTGCACAACGCCGTCGACCACCACGACGGCGACAGCCCCGTCGTCTCCGTATCGGTCGAGACGACGGACGAGACGGCCGTCGTGTCGATAGCGGACGACGGGCCGGGCGTACCCGAAGCCAAACGCGACTCGATATTCGAGGGGGACGTCCGGTCGAGCAACCACGGCCTCGGGCTCTACTTGGTCCGGACGCTGGCCGAACGGTACGACGGAGCGGTCGAACTCCGCGAGACGGGACCGAACGGGAGCGTCTTCGCCGTCGAACTTCCCCGCGTCGGGCGGTCGACGGGTGGCTTCGACCCGGTCGACGCCGTCGTTCCGGCGGCTATCGCCG